The Apium graveolens cultivar Ventura chromosome 11, ASM990537v1, whole genome shotgun sequence genome has a window encoding:
- the LOC141695392 gene encoding uncharacterized protein LOC141695392: protein MSNLTKLEFNALHVTGKNYLTWILDAEIHLSAMGLGDTIKEGNKTSKQDKAKVMIFLHQHLDEGLKTEYLTIKDPLTLWKDLKERYYHQKTVILLKARYDWLHLRLQDYKSQQYRERRFMKYSELIYILLLAEQNNKLLLKNHQARPTGSTPFPEVNAVTNNEYRDNKSFGRGHRYGHGRGRGRARGHGFVHGRGRNQQNPPNFKRKPYYQKWTINEEKSEGSTMAKRGESTCSRCGMKGH from the exons ATGTCGAATCTTACAAAGCTTGAATTCAACGCACTTCATGTCACCGGAAAAAATTATTTGACATGGATTCTTGATGCTGAAATCCATCTTAGTGCAATGGGCCTCGGTGACACTATAAAAGAGGGAAATAAAACCTCCAAACAAGATAAGGCAAAAGTCATGATATTTCTTCACCAACACCTTGATGAAGGATTGAAAACTGAATATTTAACTATTAAAGATCCATTAACACTTTGGAAGGATCTCAAAGAAAGATATTACCACCAAAAAACGGTGATACTTCTTAAAGCTCGCTATGACTGGCTACACTTGCGATTGCAAGATTATAAAAGT CAACAATATCGTGAACGTAGATTCATGAAATATTCTGAGCTGATTTatattttgcttcttgctgaacaaAACAATAAACTTTTGTTGAAAAATCATCAAGCACGTCCAACTGGTTCAACACCATTCCCTGAAGTGAATGCGGTGACTAATAATGAATATAGAGATAATAAATCATTTGGACGTGGGCATAGATATGGACATGGACGTGGGCGTGGACGTGCCCGTGGTCATGGTTTTGTGCATGGTAGAGGCCGTAATCAACAAAATCCCCCCAACTTTAAAAGGAAGCCTTACTACCAGAAATGGACTATAAATGAGGAGAAATCTGAGGGTAGTACGATGGCTAAAAGGGGTGAAAGTACTTGTAGTCGATGTGGAATGAAAGGTCACTGA